The following nucleotide sequence is from Rubrobacter radiotolerans DSM 5868.
TCAACAAGCGAGAGGGCGTTGTAGACGATCCTCTCGGCGACGGACTTCTTGCCGTCGAGCATGATCTTGTTTATGAGCTGCTGCACGGCGACGCTCCCGTAGGTCGGGTCCGCCGGTATCTCTCTTTTCGGGGGGGCTGCTCGCCTCGGCATCTTCTCCTCCTGCTACTTCTTCGTCCCGTACTTTGAACGACCCTGCTTGCGGTCGTTCACCCCGAGCGTGTCGAGCGCGCCGCGCACGACCTTGTACCTGACGCCCGGAAGGTCCTTCACCCGACCGCCGCGCACCAGCACGACGGAGTGCTCCTGGAGGTTGTGTCCCTCGCCCGGGACGTAGGCCGTAACCTCCATGCCGTTCACGAGCCTCACGCGGGCGATCTTCCGCAGAGCCGAGTTCGGCTTCTTCGGCGTCGTCGTGGAGACGCGCGTGCACACGCCGCGCTTCTGCGGCGAGCCCTGGAGCGCCGGAGTCGCAGTCTTCTTCTTCTGAAGCGTCCGCTCGGAGCGCACGAGTTGGTTCGTCGTCGGCATACGCGCCTCCATCTCATCTCTGTGAAAAGGGTTTCTACGACCTGACTTCTGCTCGGCTGCGCCCTCGGAAACCGGAGAACGCAACACAACCCCGGACCTTGTTCGCCCCGATCACCGCCGGGCAAACGACCCGAGGCCGCAGAGAACGAGTATATAACCGCCGTCCCGCTATATCAAGCTGCGGTCCGACGCCTTCCGGTCCATCACGGCAGAGTATACCGCCCGGTTGCCACCTGGTCGAGAAAGAGAAGGCCGGGACGCCAAGCGCCCCGGCCCGGATTGCCTATCTGCTCCTCCCGCCGGAAGGCGGTTTTTCGTGGAGCCTAGGAGGCCGCTATGTCCAGCTCGTCCGACTCCCGGGCGTTGTAGCCCGCGATCGTCGCGGTAAGCCTCCGGTACTTCGGGAGGCCCGTCGCGGCCGGGATGAGCTTGCCGATAATGACGTTCTCCTTAAGCCCGGCGAGGTCGTCCACCTTGCCCTCGATGGCCGCGTCGGTAAGGACGCGCGCCGTCTCCTGGAAGGAGGCCGCCGAAAGGAAGCTCTCCGTTGCGAGCGAAGCCTTCGTTATACCCATAAGGACCGTGTGGAACGTCGCGGGCTCGCCGCCGTTCTCCTCGACCTCGCGGTTGGCGGCAAGGACGGTGAACCTGTCGGCGACCTGCTCGGGCAGGAAGTCCGTATCGCCCGGCGCGTCCACGATGACCTTGCGGAGCATCTGGCGGACGATCACCTCGACGTGCTTGTCGTGGATGTCGACGCCCTGCGTCCGGTAGACGTTCTGGACCTCATCGACGATGTAGCGCTCGGTCATCCCGGTGCCCCGTCCGTAGCGAAGGTCGTTCTCAAGGATCTCGTGCGGGTAGAGCGAGCCCTCGGTGATGCGCGTGTTCGCCGTTATGGAGGCTCCGTCGACGATCTCCTCCCAGAGCGCCTGCCGCTCGACGCGGTACTCGCGCTCCTCGCCGCCGTCGCCCGAGACGATCACCCGAACCATCCGGTCGGACTCGTCGTCCTCGAAGTGGACGATGCCGTCGATCTCGGAGATAACCGCCTCGCCCTTCGGGTGCCGGGCCTCGAAGAGCTCGACGACCCGCGGAAGACCGGCCGTTATGTCGTCCCCGGCGACGCCGCCGGTGTGGAAGGTGCGCATCGTGAGCTGCGTCCCCGGCTCGCCGATCGACTGCGCGGCGATGATGCCGACCGCCTCGCCGATGTCGACGGGTCGGTACGAGGAGAGCGCGTGCCCGTAGCACTTCTGGCAGACGCCGTGGGCGTTCTCGCAGCGCGCGGGGCTGCGGACCGGGACCGGGGTGCCGGCCGGGATGCCTTCCTTTATCGAGCGGAGCAGGTCGTGCGTCAGGTTCTCCCCCGCCTCGACGATGACCTCGCCCGTCTCCGGGTTCACGAGGTCGCGGGCGAGGTAGCGAGTCGCGAGCGACTGCTCCATCGTGTCCGCATCGAACGGGATCTCCATGTAGCCCTCGGTGCCGCAGTCGTCGCCCTGCACGACCACGTCCTGCGAGACGTCCACGAGGCGGCGGGTCAGGTAGCCAGAGTCGGCCGTGCGAAGCGCCGTATCGGCCTGCCCCTTTCGAGCGCCGTGCGTCGAGGTGAAGTACTCAAGGACGGAGAGCCCCTCGATAAAGTTGCTCTTGACAGGCTCGTCCATGATCTCGCCCTTGGTGTTCGTCATCAGGCCGCGCATACCGGCGAGCTGAGTGAAGTTCGAGGAGTTACCCCGGGCTCCTGAGGTCGCCATCATGTAGATCGGGTTCATCGCCCAGAGGTTCGCCGTCATGGCGGCCTCGATCTCGTTCTTGGCCTGCGTCCAGAGCGTTATGACGCGCTCCTGACGCTCCTCATCGGAGATAAAGCCCTGATCCCACTGGTCCTCGACCTCGTCCACGAGCCCCTCGTAGCGGGCCATGATCTCGTCCTTCTGCTCCGGCACGACGATGTCGTTCTTGCCGACGGAGATGCCGGCCCTTGTGGCCGTCGTGAACCCGACGCGCTTGAGCGTGTCGAGAAGCTGGCTGACGAGCTCGGTCGGGTAGCGGTTCACGTAGACCTGGACAAGGTCCTTTATGTCGCCCTTCTTGAGCGTCCAGTTAACGTACTCGTAGCTCTCGGGGTCGTAGGCGTCGCCGAGGTAGTCCCGGAGGGTCTGCTCGATGTTCTCGTTGAACAGGATGCGCCCCAAAGTCGTTACGAGCCTCTCGCCGCCGCGGCGGGTGATCACCTTATCGTGCAGCTTGAGCGAGCCCTCCTTGTAGGCGGCCTCGGCCTCGTCGTAGCTCGATATAAACGCCTTCGGCTCCATCTCCTCGAAGCCCTCGACCCCGAGCGTGATGTAGTACAGCCCGAGGACCATGTCCTGGGACGGCGTCGCCACCGGGAGCCCGTCGGCGGGCTTCAGGATGTTCTGCGTCGAGAGCATCAGGATGCGCGCCTCGGCCTGGGCCTCCGGCGAGAGCGGCACGTGAACGGCCATCTGGTCGCCGTCGAAGTCGGCGTTGAACGCCGCGCACACGAGCGGGTGGACCTGTATGGCCTTCCCCTCGACAAGGACCGGCTCGAAAGCCTGGATGCCGAGGCGGTGGAGCGTCGGAGCCCGGTTCAAGAGCACCGGGTGCTCCTTTATGACGTCCTCCAGAACGTCCCAGACCTCGGGCCGGAGCCGCTCGACCATCTGCTTCGCGCTCCGGATGTTCGGCGCGAGCGCCCGGTCGACGAGCACCTTCATCACGAACGGCTTGAACAGCTCGACCGCCATAAGGCGCGGCAGGCCGCACTGGTGCATCTTCAGCCCCGGGCCGACCACGATGACCGACCGTCCCGAGTAGTCCACGCGCTTGCCGAGAAGGTTCTGCCGGAAGCGGCCCTGCTTGCCCTTGAGCATGTCCGAGAGCGACTTGAGAGCCCGGTTGCCCGCGCCCGTGACGGCCCGCCCCCGACGTCCGTTGTCGAAGAGCGCGTCCACGGCCTCCTGGAGCATACGCTTCTCGTTGTTGACGATCACGTCCGGGGCCCCGAGGTCGAGCAGCCGCCTGAGGCGGTTGTTCCGGTTTATGACCCTGCGGTAGAGGTCGTTCAGGTCCGAGGTCGCGAAGCGACCGCCGTCGAGCTGAACCATCGGCCTGAGGTCCGGCGGAAGGACCGGGATAGCGTCCATGATCATCCACGCCGGATCGTTCCCGCTGGAGGCGAAGGCGTCAACGACCTTCAGGCGCTTTATTGCCTTCTGACGCTTCTGGCCCTTCGACTCGCCGATAACCTCGCGAAGCTCCTCGGCCTCCTCCTTGAGGTCGACCTGCTGTATCAGGTCCCGCACCGACTCGGCGCCCATGCCGCCGCGGAAGTACACGCCGTAGCCGTACTCGTCACCGAAGCGGTCCTTCATCTCGCGGAAGAGCTCCTCGTCGTCGACGATCTGGCGCGGCTCAAGGGTCTGGAACTCCTCCCAGGCCCGCCGCGTCAGCTCGATCTGCTCGTCCATCGAACGACCGATGTCGGCGATGTTGTCCTCGTACTCCTTGTTCACGCGCTTGAGGGCGGCCTCGCGGTCCTCGTCCTCGATCTCGGCGAACTCCTCCGTGAACTCGTCCGCAGAGGACTCACCCCGGATAACGCTCACGCGCTTTGCGTGAAGCGCCTTCATCGCCTCGATCTCCTCGTCCCGGTCGATGCCGAGCTGCTCGATCTCCTCCTCGACCTGCTGCCTGAGCGAATCTATGTCGTTCGCTCGCGCCTCACGGTCGACCCACGTAACGATCGACGACGCAAAGTACAGAACCCGGTCGAGGTCCTTCGGGCTGATGTCGAGCAGGTAGCCCATCCGGCTCGGAACGCCCTTCACGAACCAGACGTGCGCTATCGGCGCGGCGAGCTCTATGTGGCCCATCCGGTCGCGACGCACCCGGGCGCGGGTAACCTCGACGCCGCAGCGCTCGCAGATAATGCCCTTGAAGCGGATGCGCTTGTACTTGCCGCAGTAGCACTCCCAGTCCTTTGAGGGACCGAAGATCCTCTCGCAGAACAGGCCGTCCTTCTCCGGACGCAGAGTGCGGTAGTTGATCGTCTCGGGCTTCGTAACCTCGCCGCGAGACCACTCCCGGACCTCCTCGGCCGAGGCAAGGCCGATGGAGATCTTGTTCAGCTTGTTTATGTCTATGTCGCGCTCTAGACCCTGCAACGCTTACATTCCTCCTTCGGAGAAGCGGTCCGGTGTATCGTCGAGGTTGCCCGTCGGCTCCTCGCGGCTGAGGTTGATCCCGAGGGCCCGGGCGGCCTCGTCCCAGTCGCGCCGCTCGGAGTCTCCCTCGACCGCCGCCGCGGCGTCGTAAATCGGCTTGACCGAGAGCCCGAGCGACTGCATCTCCTTGAGGAGCACCTTGAAGCTCGCGGGCACGCCCGGCTCGGGGATGTTCTCGCCCTTCACTATCGACTCGTAGCTCTTGACCCGCCCGACGCGGTCGTCGGACTTGATCGTCAAAAGCTCCTGCAAGGTGTGCGCCGCGCCGTAGGCTTCGAGCGCCCACACCTCCATCTCGCCGAAGCGCTGCCCGCCGAACTGGGCCTTGCCGCCCAGAGGCTGCTGCGTAACGAGCGAGTACGGTCCCGTCGAGCGGGCGTGGATCTTGTCGTCCACGAGGTGCAGGAGCTTCAGGATGTACATGTAGCCGACGGTTATCCGCCCGTCGAAGGGCTCGCCGGTCCGCCCGTCGTAGAGCGTTACCTTGCCGCCCTTGCCCATCCCGATCTCCGGCGCGACCTCGGTCCTGACCTTCTCTATCGCCTGATCTATGTCCTTGACCTCGGCCCCCGAGAAGACCGGCGTCGCCACGTGCACCGGCTCGCCGCCGTTCTCCCCGAGGCCGCGGCTCGCCGCGAACCCGAGGTGCGTCTCAAGGATCTGCCCGATGTTCATGCGGCTCGGGACGCCAAGAGGCGAGAGGATCACGTCCACCGGCCGACCGTCGGCCATGTACGGCATGTCCTCTTCGGGGACGATCTTGGAGATGACGCCCTTGTTGCCGTGGCGTCCGGCGAGCTTGTCGCCCTCGCTGATCTTCCGCTTCTTCGCCACGAACACGCGGACCTGCTCGTTGACGCCGGGCTGAAGCTCGTCACCGTCCTCGCGGTTGAACTTCTTTACGTCTATAACGACGCCGCCCTCGCCGTGCGGGACCTTGAGCGAAGAGTCCTTCACCTCGCGCGCCTTCTCACCGAAGATCGCCCGCAGGAGCTTCTCCTCCGGCGTCGGCTCGCTCTCGCCCTTCGGCGTTACCTTTCCGACGAGCACGTCGCCCGAGTTGACCTCCGCGCCGATGCGGATGATCCCCTCCGAGTCGAGGTTCATAAGGACCTCGTCCGAGGCGTTCGGGATGTCGCGGGTGATCTCCTCCGGCCCGAGCTTCGTGTCCCTGGCCTGGACCTCGTACTCCTCGATGTGTATGGAGGAGAGCACGTCGTCCTTGACGAGCCGCTCGGAGATGATGATCGCGTCCTCGAAGTTGAACCCCTCCCACGGCATGAACGCCACGAGCAGGTTCTTGCCGAGGGCGAGCTCGCCCTCCTCGGTAGAGGAGCCGTCGGCCATGATCGTCCCGGCCTCGACCGTCTCTCCCTCCCGGACAAGCGGACGCTGGTTCACGAGCGTGCCCTGGTTGGAGCGGCCGAACTTCCGGAGCTTGTACGTGTCGAGCGAGTCGTCCTCCAGGCGAACCTGGATCTCCTCGGCCGACACCCTCTCGACCGTTCCGGCGTTCTGGGCGATAACGACGTCGCCCGTGTCGGTCGCGGCCCGAAACTCCATGCCGGTCCCGACGTACGGGGCCTCGCTCCTGAGAAGCGGCACGGCCTGACGCTGCATGTTCGCGCCCATCAGCGCGCGGTTCGCGTCGTCGTGCTCAAGGAACGGGATAAGCGCCGTCCCGACCGAAACGACCTGAAGCGGCGCGACGTCCATGTAGTCGACCGCCGTCCTCTCCACGGTCGAGACGTCTCCGCCCCGCTCGCGCGCAAGGACCTGCTCCTCGGTGATCTCACCCGTCTGCGGGTCTATCGGGGTGTTCGCCTGCGCGATGATGTGCTCTTCTTCCTCATCTGCGGAGAGGTAGACGATCTCGTCCGTAACCTTCCCGTCCTCGACCCGGCGGTACGGGGTCTGAAGAAACCCGAAGTCATCCACCGCCGCAAACGTCGAGAGCTGCCCGATAAGCCCGATGTTCGGTCCCTCGGGGGTCTCGATCGGGCACATCCTCCCGTAGTGCGTCGGGTGCACGTCGCGCACCTCTATGGGGGCCCGCTCCCGGCTCAGACCTCCCGCACCCATCGCCGAGAGCCTCCGCCTGTGCGAGAGCCCCGAGAGGGTGTTCGTCTGGTCCATGAACTGCGAGAGCTGCGAGGAGCCGAAGAACTCCTTGACCGCCGACTGGACGGGCTTGGTGTTGATGACCGTCTGGGCCGTCATCGCGTCCTCGTCCTGCGAGGTCATCCGCTCCCGGACAACCCGCTCCATGCGGTACATCCCGATCCTGAACGACTCCTGGATAAGCTCCCCGACCGTCCTTAGCCTGCGGTTGCCGAAGTGCTCGTACTCGTCAAGGTCCACCCGGTAGCGCTCGTAGGAGATGCGCCCGAAGTCTTCCTCTCCCTCGGCCATCTTCTCGGCGACCCTTATGAGCCGCTTGAGGAGTGCCTCGATGTCCTCGACCGTGAGCGTGAGCTGGTCCTCGGGTACATCGACCTTGAGCTTCTTGTTCACCTTGTAGCGCCCGACCGCCGAAAGGTCGTAGCGCTTCGGGTCGAAGAAGAGCGTCTCTATAAGGTTCTCGGCGTTGTCCACGTTCACCGGCTCGCCGGGACGCTGCCTGCGGAACACCTCAAGAAGCGCGTCCTCGCGCGAGGTCGTATCGTCCCGCTCAAGCGTGTTCCTTATAAGCCACGAGTCCTCAAAGCGCTCCATAAGCTCCGACGGACCGCCCATGTCGAGCGCCTTCAGAAGCACCGTAACGGGCAGCTTGCGCTTACGGTCGATCCTCACCGAGACGTAGCCCTTCGTCTCGACCTCGAACTCCAGCCACGACCCGCGCGCAGGCATCAGGCTCGCCGTGAGCACCTGCTTCGTCGCATCCTTCGGCTCCATCACGTACGCCCCCGGAGAGCGCACGAGCTGCGTAACAACGACCCGCTCCGTGCCGTTTATGATGAACGTCCCGGACTCCGTCATAAGCGGGAAGTCCCCCATAAAGACGTCGCCCTCGCGGATCTCCCCCGTCTCCTTTATGTGCACCCGCACGCGCACCGAGAGCGAGGCAGCGTACGTCTTGTCCTTCGACATGCACTCCTCTACCGAGTCCTTCGGCTCCTCGAAGTGGTGCTCGCCGAACTCGACGGCGTACGAGTTCGTGTAATCGTTTATCGGGGAGATCTCCCTGAGCGTCCTCGTTATCCCCTCATCGAGGAACTTCTCAAAGGACTGCTTCTGTATCTCAACGAGGTCCGGCAACTGGAAATCTGCGGTCTGAACACGGGAATAAGAGTGCCGCTTGCGGCGCACGACAGGGGCTACCAAACTGGTTCTCCTCCAAATGGATCAGTTGAAGAACGGGTAATCACGCAAACGTATATCCTACAGGCCGATCGGCTGGATGTCAACCTGCAGGGAGAGTCGCGTATAAGAGCTTTAGGCGCCGACCGGGAAGGCCCCGATCGACGCCCGAAGTGTAGCACAGCCGTTTTCGGCTCGCTACAAGCTGTATGAGCTCCCGCCGCGCAGCTACTTGAGCTCGACGGTGGCGCCGGCTTCCTCCAGCTTGGCCTTGAGGGCCTCGGCCTCGTCCTTGTCCACGCCCTCCTTGACGGGGTTCGGAGCCTCATCGACGAGCGCCTTCGCCTCCTTGAGGCCGAGCCCGGTCGCCGCACGGACCTCCTTGATGACCTGTATCTTCTTCGCCCCCGCACCCGTGAGCACGACGTCGAACTCGGTCTGCTCCTCGACGGCGGCTCCACCGTCGGCGGCGGCACCGGC
It contains:
- the rpsL gene encoding 30S ribosomal protein S12, which produces MPTTNQLVRSERTLQKKKTATPALQGSPQKRGVCTRVSTTTPKKPNSALRKIARVRLVNGMEVTAYVPGEGHNLQEHSVVLVRGGRVKDLPGVRYKVVRGALDTLGVNDRKQGRSKYGTKK
- a CDS encoding DNA-directed RNA polymerase subunit beta, translating into MVAPVVRRKRHSYSRVQTADFQLPDLVEIQKQSFEKFLDEGITRTLREISPINDYTNSYAVEFGEHHFEEPKDSVEECMSKDKTYAASLSVRVRVHIKETGEIREGDVFMGDFPLMTESGTFIINGTERVVVTQLVRSPGAYVMEPKDATKQVLTASLMPARGSWLEFEVETKGYVSVRIDRKRKLPVTVLLKALDMGGPSELMERFEDSWLIRNTLERDDTTSREDALLEVFRRQRPGEPVNVDNAENLIETLFFDPKRYDLSAVGRYKVNKKLKVDVPEDQLTLTVEDIEALLKRLIRVAEKMAEGEEDFGRISYERYRVDLDEYEHFGNRRLRTVGELIQESFRIGMYRMERVVRERMTSQDEDAMTAQTVINTKPVQSAVKEFFGSSQLSQFMDQTNTLSGLSHRRRLSAMGAGGLSRERAPIEVRDVHPTHYGRMCPIETPEGPNIGLIGQLSTFAAVDDFGFLQTPYRRVEDGKVTDEIVYLSADEEEEHIIAQANTPIDPQTGEITEEQVLARERGGDVSTVERTAVDYMDVAPLQVVSVGTALIPFLEHDDANRALMGANMQRQAVPLLRSEAPYVGTGMEFRAATDTGDVVIAQNAGTVERVSAEEIQVRLEDDSLDTYKLRKFGRSNQGTLVNQRPLVREGETVEAGTIMADGSSTEEGELALGKNLLVAFMPWEGFNFEDAIIISERLVKDDVLSSIHIEEYEVQARDTKLGPEEITRDIPNASDEVLMNLDSEGIIRIGAEVNSGDVLVGKVTPKGESEPTPEEKLLRAIFGEKAREVKDSSLKVPHGEGGVVIDVKKFNREDGDELQPGVNEQVRVFVAKKRKISEGDKLAGRHGNKGVISKIVPEEDMPYMADGRPVDVILSPLGVPSRMNIGQILETHLGFAASRGLGENGGEPVHVATPVFSGAEVKDIDQAIEKVRTEVAPEIGMGKGGKVTLYDGRTGEPFDGRITVGYMYILKLLHLVDDKIHARSTGPYSLVTQQPLGGKAQFGGQRFGEMEVWALEAYGAAHTLQELLTIKSDDRVGRVKSYESIVKGENIPEPGVPASFKVLLKEMQSLGLSVKPIYDAAAAVEGDSERRDWDEAARALGINLSREEPTGNLDDTPDRFSEGGM
- a CDS encoding DNA-directed RNA polymerase subunit beta' codes for the protein MQGLERDIDINKLNKISIGLASAEEVREWSRGEVTKPETINYRTLRPEKDGLFCERIFGPSKDWECYCGKYKRIRFKGIICERCGVEVTRARVRRDRMGHIELAAPIAHVWFVKGVPSRMGYLLDISPKDLDRVLYFASSIVTWVDREARANDIDSLRQQVEEEIEQLGIDRDEEIEAMKALHAKRVSVIRGESSADEFTEEFAEIEDEDREAALKRVNKEYEDNIADIGRSMDEQIELTRRAWEEFQTLEPRQIVDDEELFREMKDRFGDEYGYGVYFRGGMGAESVRDLIQQVDLKEEAEELREVIGESKGQKRQKAIKRLKVVDAFASSGNDPAWMIMDAIPVLPPDLRPMVQLDGGRFATSDLNDLYRRVINRNNRLRRLLDLGAPDVIVNNEKRMLQEAVDALFDNGRRGRAVTGAGNRALKSLSDMLKGKQGRFRQNLLGKRVDYSGRSVIVVGPGLKMHQCGLPRLMAVELFKPFVMKVLVDRALAPNIRSAKQMVERLRPEVWDVLEDVIKEHPVLLNRAPTLHRLGIQAFEPVLVEGKAIQVHPLVCAAFNADFDGDQMAVHVPLSPEAQAEARILMLSTQNILKPADGLPVATPSQDMVLGLYYITLGVEGFEEMEPKAFISSYDEAEAAYKEGSLKLHDKVITRRGGERLVTTLGRILFNENIEQTLRDYLGDAYDPESYEYVNWTLKKGDIKDLVQVYVNRYPTELVSQLLDTLKRVGFTTATRAGISVGKNDIVVPEQKDEIMARYEGLVDEVEDQWDQGFISDEERQERVITLWTQAKNEIEAAMTANLWAMNPIYMMATSGARGNSSNFTQLAGMRGLMTNTKGEIMDEPVKSNFIEGLSVLEYFTSTHGARKGQADTALRTADSGYLTRRLVDVSQDVVVQGDDCGTEGYMEIPFDADTMEQSLATRYLARDLVNPETGEVIVEAGENLTHDLLRSIKEGIPAGTPVPVRSPARCENAHGVCQKCYGHALSSYRPVDIGEAVGIIAAQSIGEPGTQLTMRTFHTGGVAGDDITAGLPRVVELFEARHPKGEAVISEIDGIVHFEDDESDRMVRVIVSGDGGEEREYRVERQALWEEIVDGASITANTRITEGSLYPHEILENDLRYGRGTGMTERYIVDEVQNVYRTQGVDIHDKHVEVIVRQMLRKVIVDAPGDTDFLPEQVADRFTVLAANREVEENGGEPATFHTVLMGITKASLATESFLSAASFQETARVLTDAAIEGKVDDLAGLKENVIIGKLIPAATGLPKYRRLTATIAGYNARESDELDIAAS
- the rplL gene encoding 50S ribosomal protein L7/L12, which translates into the protein MAVSKEELMESIENMTVLELSELVKALEERFGVSATAVAAAPAAGAAADGGAAVEEQTEFDVVLTGAGAKKIQVIKEVRAATGLGLKEAKALVDEAPNPVKEGVDKDEAEALKAKLEEAGATVELK